A single Lolium perenne isolate Kyuss_39 chromosome 6, Kyuss_2.0, whole genome shotgun sequence DNA region contains:
- the LOC127310481 gene encoding uncharacterized protein, with protein sequence MARDCSVRIRSTVVYVAKSRACTEAEGTYKTFVGCSASLAPPFPPQIRYGENPLPRPLRLLHSVSSASSLLQSLLLRAFPSNRRPMEGSSSTARASAATLVKNTGVAEADVVPGGWSRRGAAASGGGLVLTVADEQEHGLGGEIVPDLNVQPMAEDPLLGETSSVRKRKFEEFDDSEDSGHSYISSEVDSGDAVSVPRDGMREGLVSHVKEVHPKDLRDKANHAAPRKVLEYYGRD encoded by the exons ATGGCCCGCGACTGTTCTGTACGTATTCGGTCTACCGTCGTGTACGTGGCGAAGTCACGTGCGTGTACCGAAGCGGAAGGGACGTATAAAACCTTCGTCGGCTGCTCCGCCTCCCTCGCCCCACCATTTCCCCCCCAAATCAGGTACGGAGAAAACCCTCTCCCTCGGCCACTTCGTCTTCTCCACTCCGTCTCCAGTGCCAGTTCTCTTCTCCAATCCCTTCTTCTCCGCGCATTTCCGTCGAATCGGAGGCCGATGGAGGGTAGCAGCTCCACTGCGCGGGCGTCCGCCGCTACCTTGGTCAAGAACACCGGCGTGGCGGAGGCAGATGTGGTGCCGGGTGGATGGAGCCGTCGTGGTGCGGCCGCGTCGGGCGGAGGCTTGGTGCTGACGGTGGCGGATGAGCAGGAGCACGGACTCGGCGGCGAGATCGTGCCGGATCTGAATGTGCAGCCAATGGCGGAAGACCCTCTG CTTGGTGAGACCTCCTCTGTCCGCAAGAGGAAGTTTGAGGAGTTTGATGACTCGGAGGACTCTGGCCACTCCTACATTTCCAGCGAGGTCGATTCCGGGGACGCCGTGTCG GTTCCTAGGGATGGTATGCGTGAAGGACTTGTTAGCCATGTGAAGGAGGTGCACCCGAAGGATCTCCGCGACAAGGCGAACCATGCTGCCCCGAGGAAAGTACTGGAGTACTATGGTCGGGATTGA